AAGAGAAGGTACTACAATAGGTGCTGGCACggttattgatttttcagAATGATACATAGTCTACCAACACTAATAATACACCCAACACTATACATAGCATGACCAACATATTAGCGCCTCTcttatttttcttctttgctTGACTCAAAGTTCGATTCCCCATTTGGACTTCGGTTTCCACATCGGCATGGGAATCGAGTAAAGACTCGATTTGCGTACCTTGGTCTTGTAGTTTAAATGCCAATTCGTTCTGAATGTTGACGATATCGAGTATGGACTGTTGGACTTTTTCGACCTGTTTCAATTGGCTAGTTTTCATGTTGAGGAACTCTTGATTTTCCGTTTCGagttgttgtagttgttgttgtgaaaGCTGAAGTTCTGGTACCTGTTGGATTTGATCTAATGTGGGAAGGGTATCGTCATTCAAATCCTCGCCGTCATCAAAGTTTTGGAAGTTTAACAAGTTTAGTTGTCGTTCACGAGCCAATCTCTTTTGTTGTATACTTTCGAACCTTTTATTCACATGGTTAAGTGTTTCCATTAGGAACCGCAATACCTGCATGCGATGATTTGACAAGGTCTCAAAGTATAGATCCTGATCATTAGGTTCGTCCAAAAAGCTAAACCACCCACTGGATTTTGGTTGCGGTAATAACGACTGTCTTTTAGTTTCGTATGTTTCCAAAAGATTTAATCGTTTGTACATTTGCTGCACCTTATAGTTGAActcttcatcaattttattcttGTCGTCAATCAGTAAGGACCCAGCGACTTTTGTAT
This sequence is a window from Candida dubliniensis CD36 chromosome 7, complete sequence. Protein-coding genes within it:
- a CDS encoding ER membrane fusion/vesicular trafficking t-SNARE integral membrane protein, putative (Similar to S. cerevisiae UFE1); the protein is MTDLTPLFRQCVDIVQSEYQAGSTTSVGPAYLLDDTFIKECKDFFHVLTNLNQFINETKSNYLAINDDTKVAGSLSIDDKNKIDEEFNYKVQQMYKRLNLLETYETKRQSLLPQPKSSGWFSFLDEPNDQDLYFETLSNHRMQVLRFLMETLNHVNKRFESIQQKRLARERQLNLLNFQNFDDGEDLNDDTLPTLDQIQQVPELQLSQQQLQQLETENQEFLNMKTSQLKQVEKVQQSILDIVNIQNELAFKLQDQGTQIESLLDSHADVETEVQMGNRTLSQAKKKNKRGANMLVMLCIVLGVLLVLVDYVSF